Proteins from a single region of Gasterosteus aculeatus chromosome Y, fGasAcu3.hap1.1, whole genome shotgun sequence:
- the LOC120812699 gene encoding E3 SUMO-protein ligase PIAS1-like isoform X1, producing MRTKCNKMADSVELKQMVMSLRVSELQVLLGYAGRNKHGRKHELLTKALHLLKAGCSPAVQMKIKELYRRRFPTKMVSPVDLALPSVHSASTLPAGLAQLGFDSHGSASPLLPVSLLGPKHELGLPHLPSALHPVHPDVKLQRLPFYDVLDELIKPTSLASDNTQRFQEACYAFALTPQQVQQISSSMDISGTKCDFAVQVQLRFCLSETSCPQEDYFTPNLSVKVNGKPCNLPGYLPQTKNGVEPKRPSRPINITSLVRLSTTVPNTIVVSWTSEIGRSFSVAVYLVRQQSSAVLLQKLRAKGIRNPDHSRALIKEKLTADPESEIATTSLRVSLLCPLGKMRLTIPCRALTCSHLQCFDATLYIQMNERKPTWMCPVCDKKAPYEHLIIDGLFMEILNSCSDCDEIQFKEDGNWSPMRSKKEVQDASASYNGVDSDLSRTDMHVQKRGSSHDNRRNIDVIDLTLDSSSEEELEDEPPLKRPCPSLSPVSPPSSQGVLNLHSPSPPVSRAPSMPNVETSYIPPPPPLIQDYHHYYHTTSDLPDLNFFSFLQGDNQRYNMVMAAASASTSEDHDLLLNRFLHYGSSQMLREQPGIPGSSTLAATNGGRNSGSTISLVSSSSLRESNKDRQKDRDRESHVISGLSRSSVGAATAGAIYGSISDVISLD from the exons ATGCGTACCAAATGTAACAAGATGGCGGACAGTGTGGAACTGAAG CAAATGGTAATGAGCCTTCGAGTTTCGGAGCTCCAAGTGTTGTTGGGGTATGCAGGACGGAATAAGCACGGGCGCAAACACGAACTCTTGACCAAAGCTCTCCACCTACTCAAGGCCGGTTGCAGTCCCGCAGTGCAGATGAAGATCAAAGAGCTCTACAGGCGGCGCTTCCCAACCAAAATGGTTTCGCCGGTCGACCTGGCTCTGCCCAGCGTTCACTCTGCCTCCACCCTGCCTGCTGGCCTGGCCCAGCTGGGATTTGACAGTCACGGTTCTGCATCGCCTCTACTGCCTGTTTCTTTACTTGGGCCTAAACATGAGCTGGGTTTGCCTCACCTCCCCTCCGCCCTTCACCCCGTGCACCCTGATGTCAAGCTCCAGAGACTGCCGTTCTACGACGTACTGGATGAGCTCATTAAGCCGACCAGCCTGG CTTCAGACAACACTCAGCGGTTCCAGGAAGCGTGTTATGCTTTTGCTTTAACACCACAGCAGGTTCAACAGATCAGCAGCTCCAT GGACATATCTGGGACCAAATGTGACTTTGCAGTTCAAGTTCAGTTAAG attttgtttATCGGAGACGAGCTGTCCTCAAGAGGATTATTTCACCCCTAATCTCAGTGTGAAGGTGAACGGCAAACCCTGTAATCTCCCG GGATATCTTCCTCAAACCAAAAATGGAGTGGAACCAAAAAGGCCCAGTCGCCCCATAAACATAACTTCTCTTGTCCGACTCTCCACCACTGTCCCCAACACAATTGTTGTGTCATGGACTTCAGAAATTGGGAGG AGTTTTTCTGTGGCTGTCTACCTGGTAAGGCAGCAGTCGTCTGCCGTGTTGTTGCAAAAACTACGGGCCAAAGGAATTAGGAACCCTGACCACTCAAGAGCTTTGA TCAAAGAGAAATTAACAGCTGACCCAGAGAGTGAGATTGCCACCACCAGCCTACGAGTCTCCCTCCTGTGTCCT tTGGGAAAGATGAGGCTGACAATCCCCTGCAGGGCGTTGACGTGTTCTCACCTTCAGTGCTTCGACGCTACACTTTACATCCAAATGAATGAGAGGAAGCCGACCTGGATGTGTCCTGTCTGTGACAAGAAGGCGCCCTATGAGCACCTCATCATCGACGG GTTATTCATGGAAATCTTGAATAGCTGTTCTGACTGTGATGAAATCCAATTCAAAGAAGATGGAAACTGGTCCCCCATGAGGTCAAAGAAAGAGGTGCAGGATGCGTCGGCTTCGTACAACGGTGTAGACAGCG ATTTGTCTCGGACCGATATGCATGTGCAGAAACGGGGATCGTCTCATGACAACAGGAGGAATATTGATGTGATTGACCTGACACTGGATAGCTCCTCAGAGGAGGAGCTAGAAGATGAGCCGCCTCTTAAAAGGCCCTGTCCCTCACTGTCCCCCGTCTCCCCACCTTCAAGCCAAGG agtACTGAATTTACACAGCCCGTCCCCACCTGTGAGCAGAGCTCCCAGCATGCCAAATGTGGAGACCAGCTACatacccccccctccgcctctcaTCCAGGACTATCACCACTATTATCACACAACCAGTGACCTGCCAG atctaaatttcttctccttcctccaagGCGACAATCAG CGTTACAACATGGTGATGGCAGCTGCATCGGCATCCACCTCGGAGGACCACGACTTGCTCCTCAACCGTTTCCTGCACTACGGCTCCTCTCAGATGCTGCGGGAGCAACCGGGCATCCCGGGCAGCAGCACGCTGGCAGCCACCAACGGAGGCCGTAACAGTGGCAGCACAATCAGTTTGGTGTCTTCGAGCAGTCTGCGGGAAAGCAACAAAGATAGACAGAAGGACAGGGACCGGGAGAGCCACGTCATCTCGGGATTGTCGCGTTCCTCCGTGGGAGCTGCCACGGCAGGCGCTATTTATGGCTCCATATCGGACGTTATCTCTCTCGACTAG
- the LOC120812699 gene encoding E3 SUMO-protein ligase PIAS1-like isoform X2: MADSVELKQMVMSLRVSELQVLLGYAGRNKHGRKHELLTKALHLLKAGCSPAVQMKIKELYRRRFPTKMVSPVDLALPSVHSASTLPAGLAQLGFDSHGSASPLLPVSLLGPKHELGLPHLPSALHPVHPDVKLQRLPFYDVLDELIKPTSLASDNTQRFQEACYAFALTPQQVQQISSSMDISGTKCDFAVQVQLRFCLSETSCPQEDYFTPNLSVKGYLPQTKNGVEPKRPSRPINITSLVRLSTTVPNTIVVSWTSEIGRSFSVAVYLVRQQSSAVLLQKLRAKGIRNPDHSRALIKEKLTADPESEIATTSLRVSLLCPLGKMRLTIPCRALTCSHLQCFDATLYIQMNERKPTWMCPVCDKKAPYEHLIIDGLFMEILNSCSDCDEIQFKEDGNWSPMRSKKEVQDASASYNGVDSDLSRTDMHVQKRGSSHDNRRNIDVIDLTLDSSSEEELEDEPPLKRPCPSLSPVSPPSSQGVLNLHSPSPPVSRAPSMPNVETSYIPPPPPLIQDYHHYYHTTSDLPDLNFFSFLQGDNQRYNMVMAAASASTSEDHDLLLNRFLHYGSSQMLREQPGIPGSSTLAATNGGRNSGSTISLVSSSSLRESNKDRQKDRDRESHVISGLSRSSVGAATAGAIYGSISDVISLD; the protein is encoded by the exons ATGGCGGACAGTGTGGAACTGAAG CAAATGGTAATGAGCCTTCGAGTTTCGGAGCTCCAAGTGTTGTTGGGGTATGCAGGACGGAATAAGCACGGGCGCAAACACGAACTCTTGACCAAAGCTCTCCACCTACTCAAGGCCGGTTGCAGTCCCGCAGTGCAGATGAAGATCAAAGAGCTCTACAGGCGGCGCTTCCCAACCAAAATGGTTTCGCCGGTCGACCTGGCTCTGCCCAGCGTTCACTCTGCCTCCACCCTGCCTGCTGGCCTGGCCCAGCTGGGATTTGACAGTCACGGTTCTGCATCGCCTCTACTGCCTGTTTCTTTACTTGGGCCTAAACATGAGCTGGGTTTGCCTCACCTCCCCTCCGCCCTTCACCCCGTGCACCCTGATGTCAAGCTCCAGAGACTGCCGTTCTACGACGTACTGGATGAGCTCATTAAGCCGACCAGCCTGG CTTCAGACAACACTCAGCGGTTCCAGGAAGCGTGTTATGCTTTTGCTTTAACACCACAGCAGGTTCAACAGATCAGCAGCTCCAT GGACATATCTGGGACCAAATGTGACTTTGCAGTTCAAGTTCAGTTAAG attttgtttATCGGAGACGAGCTGTCCTCAAGAGGATTATTTCACCCCTAATCTCAGTGTGAAG GGATATCTTCCTCAAACCAAAAATGGAGTGGAACCAAAAAGGCCCAGTCGCCCCATAAACATAACTTCTCTTGTCCGACTCTCCACCACTGTCCCCAACACAATTGTTGTGTCATGGACTTCAGAAATTGGGAGG AGTTTTTCTGTGGCTGTCTACCTGGTAAGGCAGCAGTCGTCTGCCGTGTTGTTGCAAAAACTACGGGCCAAAGGAATTAGGAACCCTGACCACTCAAGAGCTTTGA TCAAAGAGAAATTAACAGCTGACCCAGAGAGTGAGATTGCCACCACCAGCCTACGAGTCTCCCTCCTGTGTCCT tTGGGAAAGATGAGGCTGACAATCCCCTGCAGGGCGTTGACGTGTTCTCACCTTCAGTGCTTCGACGCTACACTTTACATCCAAATGAATGAGAGGAAGCCGACCTGGATGTGTCCTGTCTGTGACAAGAAGGCGCCCTATGAGCACCTCATCATCGACGG GTTATTCATGGAAATCTTGAATAGCTGTTCTGACTGTGATGAAATCCAATTCAAAGAAGATGGAAACTGGTCCCCCATGAGGTCAAAGAAAGAGGTGCAGGATGCGTCGGCTTCGTACAACGGTGTAGACAGCG ATTTGTCTCGGACCGATATGCATGTGCAGAAACGGGGATCGTCTCATGACAACAGGAGGAATATTGATGTGATTGACCTGACACTGGATAGCTCCTCAGAGGAGGAGCTAGAAGATGAGCCGCCTCTTAAAAGGCCCTGTCCCTCACTGTCCCCCGTCTCCCCACCTTCAAGCCAAGG agtACTGAATTTACACAGCCCGTCCCCACCTGTGAGCAGAGCTCCCAGCATGCCAAATGTGGAGACCAGCTACatacccccccctccgcctctcaTCCAGGACTATCACCACTATTATCACACAACCAGTGACCTGCCAG atctaaatttcttctccttcctccaagGCGACAATCAG CGTTACAACATGGTGATGGCAGCTGCATCGGCATCCACCTCGGAGGACCACGACTTGCTCCTCAACCGTTTCCTGCACTACGGCTCCTCTCAGATGCTGCGGGAGCAACCGGGCATCCCGGGCAGCAGCACGCTGGCAGCCACCAACGGAGGCCGTAACAGTGGCAGCACAATCAGTTTGGTGTCTTCGAGCAGTCTGCGGGAAAGCAACAAAGATAGACAGAAGGACAGGGACCGGGAGAGCCACGTCATCTCGGGATTGTCGCGTTCCTCCGTGGGAGCTGCCACGGCAGGCGCTATTTATGGCTCCATATCGGACGTTATCTCTCTCGACTAG
- the LOC120812699 gene encoding E3 SUMO-protein ligase PIAS1-like isoform X3 gives MADSVELKQMVMSLRVSELQVLLGYAGRNKHGRKHELLTKALHLLKAGCSPAVQMKIKELYRRRFPTKMVSPVDLALPSVHSASTLPAGLAQLGFDSHGSASPLLPVSLLGPKHELGLPHLPSALHPVHPDVKLQRLPFYDVLDELIKPTSLASDNTQRFQEACYAFALTPQQVQQISSSMDISGTKCDFAVQVQLRFCLSETSCPQEDYFTPNLSVKVNGKPCNLPGYLPQTKNGVEPKRPSRPINITSLVRLSTTVPNTIVVSWTSEIGRSFSVAVYLVRQQSSAVLLQKLRAKGIRNPDHSRALIKEKLTADPESEIATTSLRVSLLCPCFDATLYIQMNERKPTWMCPVCDKKAPYEHLIIDGLFMEILNSCSDCDEIQFKEDGNWSPMRSKKEVQDASASYNGVDSDLSRTDMHVQKRGSSHDNRRNIDVIDLTLDSSSEEELEDEPPLKRPCPSLSPVSPPSSQGVLNLHSPSPPVSRAPSMPNVETSYIPPPPPLIQDYHHYYHTTSDLPDLNFFSFLQGDNQRYNMVMAAASASTSEDHDLLLNRFLHYGSSQMLREQPGIPGSSTLAATNGGRNSGSTISLVSSSSLRESNKDRQKDRDRESHVISGLSRSSVGAATAGAIYGSISDVISLD, from the exons ATGGCGGACAGTGTGGAACTGAAG CAAATGGTAATGAGCCTTCGAGTTTCGGAGCTCCAAGTGTTGTTGGGGTATGCAGGACGGAATAAGCACGGGCGCAAACACGAACTCTTGACCAAAGCTCTCCACCTACTCAAGGCCGGTTGCAGTCCCGCAGTGCAGATGAAGATCAAAGAGCTCTACAGGCGGCGCTTCCCAACCAAAATGGTTTCGCCGGTCGACCTGGCTCTGCCCAGCGTTCACTCTGCCTCCACCCTGCCTGCTGGCCTGGCCCAGCTGGGATTTGACAGTCACGGTTCTGCATCGCCTCTACTGCCTGTTTCTTTACTTGGGCCTAAACATGAGCTGGGTTTGCCTCACCTCCCCTCCGCCCTTCACCCCGTGCACCCTGATGTCAAGCTCCAGAGACTGCCGTTCTACGACGTACTGGATGAGCTCATTAAGCCGACCAGCCTGG CTTCAGACAACACTCAGCGGTTCCAGGAAGCGTGTTATGCTTTTGCTTTAACACCACAGCAGGTTCAACAGATCAGCAGCTCCAT GGACATATCTGGGACCAAATGTGACTTTGCAGTTCAAGTTCAGTTAAG attttgtttATCGGAGACGAGCTGTCCTCAAGAGGATTATTTCACCCCTAATCTCAGTGTGAAGGTGAACGGCAAACCCTGTAATCTCCCG GGATATCTTCCTCAAACCAAAAATGGAGTGGAACCAAAAAGGCCCAGTCGCCCCATAAACATAACTTCTCTTGTCCGACTCTCCACCACTGTCCCCAACACAATTGTTGTGTCATGGACTTCAGAAATTGGGAGG AGTTTTTCTGTGGCTGTCTACCTGGTAAGGCAGCAGTCGTCTGCCGTGTTGTTGCAAAAACTACGGGCCAAAGGAATTAGGAACCCTGACCACTCAAGAGCTTTGA TCAAAGAGAAATTAACAGCTGACCCAGAGAGTGAGATTGCCACCACCAGCCTACGAGTCTCCCTCCTGTGTCCT TGCTTCGACGCTACACTTTACATCCAAATGAATGAGAGGAAGCCGACCTGGATGTGTCCTGTCTGTGACAAGAAGGCGCCCTATGAGCACCTCATCATCGACGG GTTATTCATGGAAATCTTGAATAGCTGTTCTGACTGTGATGAAATCCAATTCAAAGAAGATGGAAACTGGTCCCCCATGAGGTCAAAGAAAGAGGTGCAGGATGCGTCGGCTTCGTACAACGGTGTAGACAGCG ATTTGTCTCGGACCGATATGCATGTGCAGAAACGGGGATCGTCTCATGACAACAGGAGGAATATTGATGTGATTGACCTGACACTGGATAGCTCCTCAGAGGAGGAGCTAGAAGATGAGCCGCCTCTTAAAAGGCCCTGTCCCTCACTGTCCCCCGTCTCCCCACCTTCAAGCCAAGG agtACTGAATTTACACAGCCCGTCCCCACCTGTGAGCAGAGCTCCCAGCATGCCAAATGTGGAGACCAGCTACatacccccccctccgcctctcaTCCAGGACTATCACCACTATTATCACACAACCAGTGACCTGCCAG atctaaatttcttctccttcctccaagGCGACAATCAG CGTTACAACATGGTGATGGCAGCTGCATCGGCATCCACCTCGGAGGACCACGACTTGCTCCTCAACCGTTTCCTGCACTACGGCTCCTCTCAGATGCTGCGGGAGCAACCGGGCATCCCGGGCAGCAGCACGCTGGCAGCCACCAACGGAGGCCGTAACAGTGGCAGCACAATCAGTTTGGTGTCTTCGAGCAGTCTGCGGGAAAGCAACAAAGATAGACAGAAGGACAGGGACCGGGAGAGCCACGTCATCTCGGGATTGTCGCGTTCCTCCGTGGGAGCTGCCACGGCAGGCGCTATTTATGGCTCCATATCGGACGTTATCTCTCTCGACTAG
- the LOC120812699 gene encoding E3 SUMO-protein ligase PIAS1-like isoform X4, whose protein sequence is MADSVELKQMVMSLRVSELQVLLGYAGRNKHGRKHELLTKALHLLKAGCSPAVQMKIKELYRRRFPTKMVSPVDLALPSVHSASTLPAGLAQLGFDSHGSASPLLPVSLLGPKHELGLPHLPSALHPVHPDVKLQRLPFYDVLDELIKPTSLASDNTQRFQEACYAFALTPQQVQQISSSMDISGTKCDFAVQVQLRFCLSETSCPQEDYFTPNLSVKGYLPQTKNGVEPKRPSRPINITSLVRLSTTVPNTIVVSWTSEIGRSFSVAVYLVRQQSSAVLLQKLRAKGIRNPDHSRALIKEKLTADPESEIATTSLRVSLLCPCFDATLYIQMNERKPTWMCPVCDKKAPYEHLIIDGLFMEILNSCSDCDEIQFKEDGNWSPMRSKKEVQDASASYNGVDSDLSRTDMHVQKRGSSHDNRRNIDVIDLTLDSSSEEELEDEPPLKRPCPSLSPVSPPSSQGVLNLHSPSPPVSRAPSMPNVETSYIPPPPPLIQDYHHYYHTTSDLPDLNFFSFLQGDNQRYNMVMAAASASTSEDHDLLLNRFLHYGSSQMLREQPGIPGSSTLAATNGGRNSGSTISLVSSSSLRESNKDRQKDRDRESHVISGLSRSSVGAATAGAIYGSISDVISLD, encoded by the exons ATGGCGGACAGTGTGGAACTGAAG CAAATGGTAATGAGCCTTCGAGTTTCGGAGCTCCAAGTGTTGTTGGGGTATGCAGGACGGAATAAGCACGGGCGCAAACACGAACTCTTGACCAAAGCTCTCCACCTACTCAAGGCCGGTTGCAGTCCCGCAGTGCAGATGAAGATCAAAGAGCTCTACAGGCGGCGCTTCCCAACCAAAATGGTTTCGCCGGTCGACCTGGCTCTGCCCAGCGTTCACTCTGCCTCCACCCTGCCTGCTGGCCTGGCCCAGCTGGGATTTGACAGTCACGGTTCTGCATCGCCTCTACTGCCTGTTTCTTTACTTGGGCCTAAACATGAGCTGGGTTTGCCTCACCTCCCCTCCGCCCTTCACCCCGTGCACCCTGATGTCAAGCTCCAGAGACTGCCGTTCTACGACGTACTGGATGAGCTCATTAAGCCGACCAGCCTGG CTTCAGACAACACTCAGCGGTTCCAGGAAGCGTGTTATGCTTTTGCTTTAACACCACAGCAGGTTCAACAGATCAGCAGCTCCAT GGACATATCTGGGACCAAATGTGACTTTGCAGTTCAAGTTCAGTTAAG attttgtttATCGGAGACGAGCTGTCCTCAAGAGGATTATTTCACCCCTAATCTCAGTGTGAAG GGATATCTTCCTCAAACCAAAAATGGAGTGGAACCAAAAAGGCCCAGTCGCCCCATAAACATAACTTCTCTTGTCCGACTCTCCACCACTGTCCCCAACACAATTGTTGTGTCATGGACTTCAGAAATTGGGAGG AGTTTTTCTGTGGCTGTCTACCTGGTAAGGCAGCAGTCGTCTGCCGTGTTGTTGCAAAAACTACGGGCCAAAGGAATTAGGAACCCTGACCACTCAAGAGCTTTGA TCAAAGAGAAATTAACAGCTGACCCAGAGAGTGAGATTGCCACCACCAGCCTACGAGTCTCCCTCCTGTGTCCT TGCTTCGACGCTACACTTTACATCCAAATGAATGAGAGGAAGCCGACCTGGATGTGTCCTGTCTGTGACAAGAAGGCGCCCTATGAGCACCTCATCATCGACGG GTTATTCATGGAAATCTTGAATAGCTGTTCTGACTGTGATGAAATCCAATTCAAAGAAGATGGAAACTGGTCCCCCATGAGGTCAAAGAAAGAGGTGCAGGATGCGTCGGCTTCGTACAACGGTGTAGACAGCG ATTTGTCTCGGACCGATATGCATGTGCAGAAACGGGGATCGTCTCATGACAACAGGAGGAATATTGATGTGATTGACCTGACACTGGATAGCTCCTCAGAGGAGGAGCTAGAAGATGAGCCGCCTCTTAAAAGGCCCTGTCCCTCACTGTCCCCCGTCTCCCCACCTTCAAGCCAAGG agtACTGAATTTACACAGCCCGTCCCCACCTGTGAGCAGAGCTCCCAGCATGCCAAATGTGGAGACCAGCTACatacccccccctccgcctctcaTCCAGGACTATCACCACTATTATCACACAACCAGTGACCTGCCAG atctaaatttcttctccttcctccaagGCGACAATCAG CGTTACAACATGGTGATGGCAGCTGCATCGGCATCCACCTCGGAGGACCACGACTTGCTCCTCAACCGTTTCCTGCACTACGGCTCCTCTCAGATGCTGCGGGAGCAACCGGGCATCCCGGGCAGCAGCACGCTGGCAGCCACCAACGGAGGCCGTAACAGTGGCAGCACAATCAGTTTGGTGTCTTCGAGCAGTCTGCGGGAAAGCAACAAAGATAGACAGAAGGACAGGGACCGGGAGAGCCACGTCATCTCGGGATTGTCGCGTTCCTCCGTGGGAGCTGCCACGGCAGGCGCTATTTATGGCTCCATATCGGACGTTATCTCTCTCGACTAG